One window from the genome of Verrucomicrobiia bacterium encodes:
- a CDS encoding AI-2E family transporter has translation MKQPRARPDPRASSIFTAGIFIFLLWHLFRVSLPFIEPLFWAAVLAVAMNPIYRKLARRLRDGSWAAGFLTVLVVLILAPFLIWGLVAVFQQLVEFADTARRSIEDGSFQRWTQQIFSVPWVQQTEKLFFRHRGALQERLPHWAGEAAGTMGSFAALHAAALTKSMLVMTFKVVLALFMLFFFLRDGRRFSRFVMDLLPLESWYKERILREVGGVTNAVIQGIFAVAVLKGIFAGILFLLCGVAYAPLLGMATVFASFIPLIGSATVWLPVGVMFLLDGDYARATIVLAVGGIVINSIDNVVQPLLVGKKIQMPFSVLMLAMLGGMLSYGMAGVFIGPLVVALFLTVVPIYRKKFFRSTVRRRIPASRPEEFPERLAG, from the coding sequence ATGAAGCAGCCCCGTGCCAGGCCGGACCCGCGGGCCTCTTCGATTTTTACCGCCGGGATATTCATCTTTCTGCTTTGGCATCTTTTCCGCGTGTCGCTTCCTTTCATCGAGCCCCTTTTCTGGGCCGCCGTTCTTGCCGTGGCCATGAATCCCATTTATAGGAAGCTGGCCCGCAGGCTTCGCGACGGATCCTGGGCCGCGGGATTTCTTACCGTGCTGGTCGTGCTGATCCTCGCGCCTTTTTTGATCTGGGGGCTTGTCGCCGTTTTCCAGCAGCTCGTCGAATTCGCGGACACGGCGCGCCGATCCATCGAAGACGGCAGCTTCCAGCGATGGACGCAGCAGATTTTTTCCGTGCCGTGGGTGCAGCAAACGGAGAAGCTTTTTTTCCGCCACCGGGGCGCGCTTCAGGAAAGATTGCCGCATTGGGCGGGCGAGGCGGCCGGCACCATGGGAAGCTTCGCGGCCCTTCATGCCGCCGCGCTCACCAAGTCCATGCTCGTCATGACCTTCAAAGTCGTCCTCGCGCTTTTCATGCTGTTTTTCTTCCTGCGGGACGGGCGCCGGTTCAGCCGGTTCGTGATGGACCTGCTTCCGCTGGAGAGCTGGTACAAGGAAAGGATCCTGCGCGAGGTGGGCGGCGTGACGAACGCCGTGATCCAGGGGATTTTTGCCGTCGCGGTCCTGAAAGGCATCTTTGCCGGGATTCTATTTTTGCTTTGCGGCGTCGCCTACGCGCCGCTTCTCGGCATGGCCACGGTGTTCGCGTCGTTCATCCCGCTCATCGGCTCCGCCACGGTCTGGCTGCCCGTCGGCGTCATGTTCCTCCTCGACGGGGATTATGCCCGCGCCACGATTGTCCTCGCGGTCGGAGGCATCGTGATCAACTCCATCGACAACGTCGTCCAGCCGCTGCTCGTCGGAAAAAAAATCCAAATGCCTTTTTCCGTCCTGATGCTGGCCATGCTGGGCGGCATGCTGAGCTACGGCATGGCGGGGGTTTTTATCGGGCCTCTCGTCGTCGCGCTTTTTCTGACGGTCGTTCCGATTTACCGGAAAAAATTTTTCCGGTCCACGGTCCGGCGGCGCATCCCCGCATCCCGCCCGGAAGAATTTCCCGAACGCCTCGCGGGCTGA
- a CDS encoding rhodanese-like domain-containing protein produces the protein MATLTQLKKPSPAGAKKFFNAKNSFTTGPVEVWHTIDEGQDVNIIDVREAHDFRTAHVPNALNLPREQWHNTEALFKDKANIVYCYSQTCHLAAKACEEFASRGFPVMEMEGGFAAWQKYNLKTET, from the coding sequence ATGGCAACGCTTACACAGCTCAAAAAACCGTCCCCGGCAGGCGCGAAAAAGTTTTTCAACGCCAAGAATTCCTTCACCACCGGCCCGGTGGAGGTGTGGCACACGATCGACGAAGGGCAGGACGTCAATATCATCGACGTGCGCGAGGCGCATGATTTCCGGACCGCGCATGTTCCCAACGCGCTGAACCTTCCCCGGGAGCAGTGGCATAATACGGAAGCTCTTTTCAAAGACAAGGCCAACATCGTTTACTGCTATTCCCAGACGTGCCACCTTGCCGCCAAGGCCTGCGAGGAATTCGCTTCGAGAGGTTTTCCCGTCATGGAAATGGAAGGCGGTTTCGCGGCCTGGCAGAAGTACAACCTGAAAACCGAAACGTGA